In Dasypus novemcinctus isolate mDasNov1 chromosome 23, mDasNov1.1.hap2, whole genome shotgun sequence, the following proteins share a genomic window:
- the LOC105744418 gene encoding double homeobox protein A-like has product MAQDNSSNKIIAVCGRRRRTKFTADQLKILIDAFNQKPYPGYATKQKLALEINTEESRIQIWFQNRRARHLLPRRGKPEEDFDSNQDHGQDHPAEVQATLGRETRRCRTPYTSSQLCTLIEAFENNPYPGIGSREQLAKEIGISESRVQTWFQNRRSRFRGQKKREPVKDLEQRQDQGQSL; this is encoded by the coding sequence ATGGCCCAGGACAACTCATCAAACAAGATCATAGCTGTCTGTGGAAGGCGCCGTCGCACTAAATTCACAGCGGATCAGTTGAAAATCCTCATTGACGCTTTCAACCAAAAACCATACCCGGGTTATGCTACCAAACAAAAACTTGCTTTAGAAATTAACACCGAGGAGTCCAGAATCCAGATTTGGTTTCAGAATCGAAGAGCTAGACACTTACTCCCGAGAAGAGGGAAACCCGAGGAAGACTTCGACTCAAACCAAGACCACGGGCAAGATCACCCTGCAGAGGTTCAAGCTACTCTAGGTAGAGAAACCAGACGGTGTCGTACCCCCTACACCTCTTCCCAACTATGCACTCTCATCGAAGCTTTTGAGAACAACCCTTACCCTGGGATTGGTTCCAGAGAACAACTTGCTAAAGAAATTGGGATTTCAGAGTCAAGAGTCCAGACTTGGTTTCAAAACCGAAGATCTAGATTCCGTggtcagaaaaaaagagaacctgTTAAGGACTTAGAGCAAAGACAAGACCAAGGACAAAGTCTCTGA